One Streptomyces sp. V4I8 genomic window carries:
- a CDS encoding sugar phosphate nucleotidyltransferase, producing the protein MKAVVMAGGEGTRLRPMTSSMPKPLLPVANRPIMEHVLRLLKRHGLNETVVTVQFLASLVKNYFGDGEELGMELSYANEEKPLGTAGSVKNAEEALKDDAFLVISGDALTDFDLTELINFHKEKGALVTVCLTRVPNPLEFGITIVDEEGQVERFLEKPTWGQVFSDTVNTGIYVMEPEVFDYVEPDVPVDWSGDVFPQLMKEGKPIYGYVAEGYWEDVGTHESYVKAQADVLEGKVDVEIDGFEISPGVWVAEGAEVHPDAVLRGPLYIGDYAKVEAGAEIREHTVVGSNVVVKSGAFLHKAVVHDNVYIGQHSNLRGCVVGKNTDIMRAARIEDGAVIGDECLIGEESIVQGNVRVYPFKTIEAGAFVNTSVIWESRGQAHLFGARGVSGILNVEITPELAVRLAGAYATTLKKGSTVTTARDHSRGARALKRAVISALQASAIDVRDLENVPLPVARQQTARGSAGGIMIRTTPGVPDSVDIMFFDGRGADLSQGSQRKLDRVFARQEYRRAFPGEIGDLHFPASVFDSYTGSLLRNVDTTGISESGLKVVVDASNGSAGLVLPSLLGKLGVDSLTINPGLDESRPTESADARRSGLVRLGEIVASARAAFGVRFDPVGERLSLVDEKGRIVEDDRALLVMLDLVAAERRSGRVALPVTTTRIAEQVAAYHGTQVEWTTTSPDDLTRVGRDDTTIFGGDGKGGFIVPEFSSVFDGTAAFVRLIGLVARTQLTLSQIDARIPRAHVIKRDLATPWAVKGLVMRRVVEAAGDRFVDTTDGVRVVETDGRWVMVLPDPAEAVTHLWAEGPDDASAQALLDEWAAVVDSAGR; encoded by the coding sequence ATGAAGGCCGTCGTGATGGCCGGTGGCGAAGGCACGCGCCTTCGTCCCATGACCTCAAGCATGCCCAAGCCGCTCCTGCCGGTGGCCAACCGGCCGATCATGGAGCACGTTCTGAGGCTGCTCAAAAGGCATGGGCTGAATGAGACCGTCGTGACAGTTCAGTTCCTGGCCTCTCTGGTCAAGAACTATTTTGGTGACGGTGAAGAGCTTGGAATGGAGCTCAGCTATGCCAATGAGGAGAAGCCACTCGGTACCGCCGGAAGCGTCAAGAACGCCGAAGAGGCGTTGAAGGACGATGCTTTCCTTGTCATCTCCGGTGATGCCCTGACCGACTTCGACCTCACCGAACTGATCAATTTCCACAAGGAAAAGGGCGCACTGGTCACGGTCTGTCTGACTCGTGTGCCCAATCCGCTGGAATTCGGTATCACGATCGTCGACGAGGAAGGGCAGGTCGAGCGCTTCCTCGAGAAGCCGACCTGGGGGCAGGTCTTCTCGGACACCGTGAACACCGGCATCTATGTGATGGAGCCCGAGGTCTTCGACTACGTCGAGCCCGACGTTCCCGTGGACTGGTCCGGCGATGTCTTCCCGCAGTTGATGAAGGAAGGCAAGCCGATCTATGGGTATGTCGCGGAGGGCTACTGGGAGGACGTGGGCACCCACGAGAGCTACGTGAAGGCGCAGGCCGACGTCCTGGAGGGCAAGGTCGACGTCGAGATCGACGGCTTCGAGATCTCCCCGGGTGTGTGGGTGGCGGAAGGTGCCGAGGTGCACCCCGATGCAGTTCTCCGTGGGCCCCTGTACATCGGGGACTACGCCAAGGTCGAAGCCGGTGCGGAAATCCGGGAGCACACCGTCGTCGGCTCGAACGTCGTCGTGAAGAGCGGGGCGTTTCTGCACAAGGCTGTGGTGCACGACAACGTGTACATCGGGCAACACAGCAATCTGCGCGGTTGCGTCGTCGGAAAGAACACCGACATCATGCGCGCTGCTCGGATCGAGGACGGCGCGGTCATCGGCGATGAATGCCTGATCGGTGAAGAATCGATCGTCCAGGGCAATGTGCGCGTCTACCCGTTCAAGACCATCGAGGCCGGCGCGTTCGTCAACACCTCGGTGATCTGGGAGTCGAGGGGCCAGGCGCATCTCTTCGGTGCGCGTGGTGTCTCCGGGATCCTGAACGTGGAGATCACGCCCGAGCTCGCCGTGCGCCTTGCCGGCGCGTATGCGACGACCCTGAAGAAGGGGTCCACCGTCACGACGGCTCGCGACCACTCCCGCGGTGCGCGGGCGCTTAAGCGGGCGGTCATTTCCGCGCTGCAGGCCAGCGCCATCGACGTACGCGACCTGGAGAACGTACCTCTGCCGGTGGCGCGGCAGCAGACCGCGCGGGGCAGTGCCGGTGGGATCATGATCCGGACGACGCCCGGAGTGCCTGATTCCGTGGACATCATGTTCTTCGACGGGCGGGGGGCCGACCTGTCGCAGGGAAGCCAGCGGAAGCTGGACCGGGTGTTCGCGCGGCAGGAGTACCGGCGTGCGTTCCCGGGTGAGATCGGGGACCTGCACTTTCCGGCCAGTGTCTTCGACTCGTATACGGGGTCGTTGCTGCGGAACGTCGATACGACGGGGATCTCGGAGTCGGGGCTGAAGGTGGTCGTCGACGCCTCGAACGGGAGCGCGGGGCTCGTGCTGCCCAGCCTGCTCGGCAAGCTCGGTGTGGACTCGCTGACCATCAATCCCGGTCTCGACGAGTCCAGGCCCACGGAGTCGGCGGATGCGCGGCGGTCGGGGCTGGTGCGACTGGGAGAGATCGTGGCGTCCGCGCGGGCTGCCTTCGGGGTGCGGTTCGACCCGGTAGGTGAGCGGCTCTCGCTGGTCGACGAGAAGGGGCGGATCGTCGAGGACGACCGGGCCCTGCTCGTCATGCTGGACCTCGTGGCCGCGGAGCGGCGCAGCGGGCGTGTGGCGCTGCCGGTGACCACGACGAGGATCGCCGAGCAGGTGGCGGCGTACCACGGGACTCAGGTCGAGTGGACGACGACCTCGCCGGACGACCTGACCCGGGTCGGTCGCGATGACACGACGATCTTCGGCGGTGACGGTAAGGGCGGGTTCATCGTTCCGGAGTTCAGCAGTGTCTTCGACGGCACGGCGGCCTTCGTGCGGCTGATCGGCCTGGTGGCGCGGACGCAGCTCACGCTGAGCCAGATCGACGCGCGGATTCCGCGGGCACATGTCATCAAGCGGGATCTTGCGACTCCCTGGGCCGTCAAGGGTCTTGTGATGAGGAGGGTCGTGGAGGCGGCCGGAGATCGCTTTGTCGACACGACCGATGGTGTGCGGGTCGTGGAGACCGACGGGCGCTGGGTGATGGTTCTGCCCGACCCGGCCGAGGCGGTCACGCATCTCTGGGCCGAGGGGCCGGACGACGCCTCCGCCCAGGCCCTGCTCGATGAATGGGCGGCGGTCGTGGACAGCGCCGGCCGCTGA
- a CDS encoding CDP-alcohol phosphatidyltransferase family protein — translation MEVQETRVQTDRVLTIPNILSMARLLGVPLFLWLILRPEFGGPKSDGWALLVLALSGVSDYLDGKLARRWNQISSLGRLLDPAADRLYILSTLVGLTWREILPVWLTAALLARELVLLVMVGILRRHGYPPPQVNFLGKAATFNLMYAFPLLLLSDGSGWIPSLAAIFGWAFAGWGTTLYWWAGVLYVVQVRRLVRADAMAD, via the coding sequence GTGGAGGTCCAGGAGACCCGTGTCCAGACAGACCGGGTGCTCACCATCCCCAACATCCTCAGCATGGCGCGGCTGCTTGGCGTGCCGCTGTTCCTGTGGCTGATTCTCAGGCCCGAGTTCGGTGGGCCGAAGAGTGACGGCTGGGCACTTCTGGTGCTGGCTCTGAGTGGCGTCAGTGACTACCTGGACGGCAAGCTGGCGCGGCGCTGGAACCAGATCAGCAGCCTCGGCCGGCTTCTCGACCCCGCGGCCGACAGGCTCTACATTCTCTCGACTTTGGTCGGTCTCACCTGGCGCGAGATTCTGCCAGTCTGGTTGACCGCTGCACTTTTGGCGCGGGAGCTGGTTCTGCTGGTGATGGTGGGCATCCTCCGGCGGCATGGCTATCCGCCGCCTCAGGTGAACTTCCTCGGGAAGGCCGCCACCTTCAACTTGATGTATGCCTTCCCGCTGTTGCTGCTCAGTGACGGAAGTGGTTGGATCCCGTCACTGGCTGCTATTTTCGGATGGGCGTTCGCCGGATGGGGTACGACGCTGTACTGGTGGGCAGGAGTCCTCTACGTGGTACAAGTCCGCCGCCTGGTCCGTGCGGACGCCATGGCCGATTGA
- a CDS encoding PTS glucose transporter subunit IIA, which produces MTTVTSPLAGRAVGLASVPDPVFSGAMVGPGTAIDPVREPSEAVSPVDGVIVSLHPHAFVVVDEQGHGVLTHLGIDTVQLNGEGFELLVNKGDTVTRGQGIVRWNPSAVEAAGKSPVCPVVALEATAEALSELRADGDVKAGDSLFVWK; this is translated from the coding sequence ATGACCACCGTGACGTCCCCATTGGCAGGACGCGCCGTAGGACTGGCGTCCGTGCCGGATCCGGTCTTCTCCGGGGCCATGGTCGGCCCGGGCACCGCGATCGACCCGGTGCGTGAACCGTCCGAGGCTGTGTCGCCGGTGGACGGAGTCATCGTCTCTCTCCACCCGCACGCGTTCGTCGTCGTCGACGAGCAGGGTCACGGTGTACTCACCCACCTCGGTATCGACACCGTGCAGCTCAACGGTGAAGGCTTCGAGCTGCTCGTGAACAAGGGGGACACCGTGACGCGCGGACAGGGCATCGTCCGCTGGAACCCGTCGGCCGTCGAGGCAGCCGGCAAGTCCCCGGTGTGCCCGGTCGTGGCCCTCGAGGCCACGGCAGAGGCGCTCTCCGAGCTGCGTGCTGACGGCGATGTGAAGGCCGGTGACAGTCTCTTCGTCTGGAAGTGA
- the ptsP gene encoding phosphoenolpyruvate--protein phosphotransferase, whose product METTLRGVGVSHGVAIGEVRHMGTAVLEPPAKQIPAEEAEREQGRARKAVEAVAADLMARGNLAGGEAQAVLEAQAMMAQDPELMADVDRRIAVGSTAERAVYDAFAAYRELLAGAGEYLAGRVADLDDVRNRIVARLLGVPMPGVPDSDEPYVLVARDLAPADTALLDPTLVLGFVTEEGGPTSHSAILARALGVPAVVALPGAGELTEGTVIAVDGSTGDIFVNPSEEKKRELEAAAAARKAALAASTGPGATADGHKVPLLANVGGPSDVPAAVEAGAEGVGLFRTEFLFLDDSKKAPSEEKQVEAYRQVLEAFPEGRVVVRVLDAGADKPLDFLTPADEPNPALGVRGLRTLLDHPEVLRTQLTALAKAVEGLPVYLEVMAPMVADRADAKAFADACRAAGLQAKFGAMVEIPSAALRARSILQEVEFLSLGTNDLAQYTFAADRQVGAVSRLQDPWQPALLDLVALSAEAAKAEGKSCGVCGEAASDPLLACVLTGLGVTSLSMGSASIPYVRATLAKYTLAQCERAAAAARAADSAEEARNAAQAVLSGE is encoded by the coding sequence ATGGAGACAACCCTGCGAGGCGTCGGCGTGAGCCACGGTGTGGCGATCGGCGAGGTTCGGCACATGGGAACGGCGGTCCTCGAGCCGCCTGCCAAGCAGATACCGGCCGAGGAGGCGGAGCGCGAACAGGGGCGTGCCCGCAAGGCCGTGGAGGCTGTGGCAGCTGACCTGATGGCGCGCGGCAACCTGGCGGGGGGCGAAGCGCAGGCGGTGCTCGAGGCCCAGGCCATGATGGCCCAGGACCCCGAGCTGATGGCGGACGTGGACCGGCGTATCGCCGTCGGCAGCACGGCCGAGCGCGCTGTGTACGACGCCTTCGCCGCGTACCGCGAGCTGCTTGCCGGTGCCGGCGAGTACCTTGCCGGCCGCGTGGCCGACCTCGATGACGTGCGGAACCGTATCGTCGCTCGTTTGCTCGGGGTCCCGATGCCCGGTGTCCCGGACAGCGACGAGCCCTATGTCCTGGTCGCTCGCGATCTCGCCCCGGCCGACACGGCGCTGCTGGACCCGACGCTGGTTCTCGGCTTCGTCACCGAGGAGGGCGGGCCGACCAGCCACAGCGCGATTCTGGCGCGGGCGCTGGGGGTGCCGGCCGTGGTCGCGCTGCCGGGTGCCGGTGAGCTCACCGAGGGCACGGTCATCGCCGTCGACGGCAGCACGGGTGACATCTTCGTGAACCCGAGCGAGGAGAAGAAGCGGGAGCTGGAGGCCGCTGCCGCCGCCCGCAAGGCCGCACTCGCGGCGTCGACCGGTCCGGGTGCCACCGCAGACGGGCACAAGGTGCCGCTGCTGGCCAATGTCGGCGGGCCGTCCGACGTTCCGGCCGCCGTCGAGGCGGGGGCTGAGGGTGTCGGTCTGTTCCGGACGGAGTTCCTCTTCCTCGACGACAGCAAGAAGGCGCCGTCGGAGGAGAAGCAGGTAGAGGCCTATCGGCAGGTTCTCGAGGCCTTCCCCGAGGGGCGGGTCGTCGTACGTGTGCTCGACGCGGGCGCGGACAAGCCGCTGGACTTCCTGACGCCGGCCGATGAGCCGAACCCGGCGCTGGGTGTGCGAGGCCTGCGAACGCTGCTGGACCACCCCGAGGTGCTGCGTACCCAGCTGACGGCACTCGCGAAGGCAGTGGAAGGGCTGCCCGTCTACCTCGAGGTCATGGCCCCGATGGTGGCGGACCGTGCCGATGCCAAGGCGTTCGCGGACGCGTGCCGTGCGGCCGGGCTTCAGGCGAAGTTCGGTGCGATGGTGGAGATTCCGTCGGCCGCGCTGCGGGCGCGTTCGATCCTGCAGGAGGTCGAGTTCCTGTCGCTGGGGACGAACGACCTCGCGCAGTACACCTTCGCCGCGGACCGTCAGGTGGGTGCGGTTTCCCGTCTTCAGGATCCGTGGCAGCCCGCGCTGCTCGACCTTGTGGCGTTGTCCGCGGAGGCCGCGAAGGCCGAGGGCAAGAGCTGTGGTGTCTGTGGTGAGGCGGCGTCCGACCCACTGCTGGCGTGTGTGCTGACCGGTCTGGGTGTCACCTCCCTGTCCATGGGGTCGGCGTCGATCCCTTACGTCCGGGCGACGCTGGCGAAGTACACGCTGGCGCAGTGTGAGCGTGCTGCTGCGGCCGCGCGGGCGGCGGACAGCGCCGAGGAGGCGCGCAACGCTGCTCAGGCCGTGTTGTCCGGCGAGTAG
- a CDS encoding acetoacetate--CoA ligase: MSIMNPQPLWQPDPERIAQAQVTKFQAWAAENHGAPSQGGYAALHRWSVDELDTFWKAVTEWFDVRFSTPYTRVLGDRSMPGAQWFPGATLNYAEHALRATATRADEPALLYVDETHEQPRPVTWSELRRQVGSLAAELRGLGVRPGDRVSGYLPNIPQAVVALLATAAVGGVWTSCAPDFGARSVLDRFQQIEPVLLFTVDGYRYGGKEHDRRDIVAELRRELPTLRAVVHIPLLGTAAPEGALEWSALTAADEEPVFEQVPFDHPLWVLYSSGTTGLPKAIVQSQGGILVEHLKQLGLHCDLGPEDRFFWYTSTGWMMWNFLVSGLLTGTTIVLYDGSPGYPDTGAQWRVAEQTGATLYGTSAAYVMACRKADVRPARDFDLSQVRCVATTGSPLPPDGFRWLHDEVRDDLWIASVSGGTDVCSCFAGAVPTLPVYIGELQAPGLGTDLRSWDPSGEPLIDEVGELVVTNPMPSMPIYFWNDPDGNRYHDSYFDTYPGVWRHGDWITVTSRRSVVIHGRSDSTLNRQGVRMGSADIYEAVERLPEIKESLVIGIEQPDGGYWMPLFVHLVPGAVLDEELLTRIKQTIREQLSPRHIPDEIIEVPGVPHTLTGKRIEVPVKRLLQGTPLEKAVNPGSIDNLDLLHFYEELARKRA, encoded by the coding sequence ATGTCGATCATGAACCCTCAGCCGCTCTGGCAGCCAGATCCGGAACGCATCGCCCAGGCTCAGGTCACCAAGTTCCAGGCCTGGGCCGCCGAGAACCATGGTGCGCCCTCCCAGGGCGGCTACGCGGCCCTGCACCGCTGGTCGGTCGACGAACTGGACACCTTCTGGAAAGCCGTCACGGAGTGGTTCGACGTACGCTTCTCGACCCCCTACACGCGCGTGCTGGGCGACCGCTCGATGCCCGGCGCCCAATGGTTCCCCGGCGCCACCCTGAACTACGCCGAGCACGCCCTGCGCGCCACCGCGACCCGCGCCGACGAACCCGCCCTTCTGTACGTCGACGAAACCCACGAGCAGCCCCGCCCCGTGACCTGGTCCGAGCTGCGCCGCCAGGTCGGTTCCCTCGCCGCCGAGCTGCGCGGCCTCGGCGTGCGCCCCGGAGACCGCGTCAGCGGCTACCTCCCGAACATCCCGCAGGCCGTCGTCGCCCTCCTGGCCACAGCCGCCGTCGGCGGTGTCTGGACCTCCTGCGCCCCCGACTTCGGCGCCCGCAGTGTCCTCGACCGCTTCCAGCAGATCGAACCAGTCCTCCTCTTCACCGTCGACGGCTACCGCTACGGCGGCAAGGAGCACGACCGCCGCGACATCGTCGCCGAACTGCGCCGCGAACTGCCCACGCTGCGCGCCGTGGTGCACATTCCGCTCCTCGGCACGGCGGCACCCGAAGGCGCACTGGAGTGGTCGGCCCTCACAGCCGCCGACGAGGAACCCGTCTTCGAGCAGGTGCCCTTCGACCACCCCCTCTGGGTCCTCTACTCTTCCGGCACGACCGGCCTCCCCAAGGCCATCGTCCAGTCCCAGGGCGGCATCCTCGTCGAGCACCTCAAACAACTCGGGCTGCACTGCGACCTGGGCCCCGAGGACCGCTTCTTCTGGTACACGTCGACGGGCTGGATGATGTGGAACTTCCTCGTCTCCGGCCTCCTCACCGGCACCACGATCGTCCTCTACGACGGCAGCCCCGGCTATCCCGACACGGGCGCCCAATGGCGAGTGGCCGAACAAACGGGAGCAACCCTCTACGGCACCTCCGCCGCGTACGTCATGGCCTGCCGCAAGGCCGACGTGAGGCCGGCACGCGACTTCGACCTCTCCCAGGTTCGTTGCGTCGCCACGACCGGCTCACCGCTGCCGCCCGACGGATTCCGCTGGCTGCACGACGAGGTCCGCGACGACCTCTGGATCGCCTCCGTCAGCGGCGGCACGGACGTGTGTTCCTGCTTCGCGGGAGCCGTGCCCACCCTGCCCGTGTACATCGGCGAGCTCCAGGCCCCCGGTCTCGGCACCGACCTGCGGTCCTGGGACCCCAGCGGCGAACCCCTCATCGACGAGGTGGGCGAACTCGTCGTCACCAACCCCATGCCGTCCATGCCGATCTACTTCTGGAACGACCCCGACGGCAACCGGTATCACGACAGCTACTTCGACACCTACCCCGGCGTATGGCGCCACGGCGACTGGATCACCGTCACATCCCGCCGCTCCGTCGTCATCCACGGCCGCTCCGACTCGACCCTCAACCGCCAGGGCGTCCGCATGGGATCGGCCGACATCTACGAAGCGGTGGAGCGCCTCCCTGAGATCAAGGAATCCCTCGTCATCGGCATCGAACAGCCCGACGGCGGTTACTGGATGCCCTTGTTCGTGCACCTGGTCCCGGGAGCCGTACTCGACGAAGAGCTCCTGACCCGCATCAAGCAGACCATCCGCGAACAGCTCTCTCCACGTCACATCCCCGACGAGATCATCGAGGTCCCCGGTGTCCCCCACACCCTCACCGGAAAGCGCATCGAGGTCCCGGTGAAGCGCCTCCTCCAAGGCACACCGCTGGAGAAGGCGGTCAACCCGGGCTCCATCGACAACCTCGACCTCCTGCACTTCTACGAGGAGCTGGCCCGCAAGCGCGCCTGA
- a CDS encoding TIM-barrel domain-containing protein, translated as MDGRDLVRSIKAVGSVGAAQGLRTVRAAWRRRRVDAAGLLPRGAERARVPGPVQEVRPGPGGGVIRFSRSELRVTVAVNGAVFWGWDGAAPEPSYALVDRCPEPDPRAVLEPDKDGGWRVVAERVTVVISRHGAVEVQTPGGVTLRRELPPRWWEPVGGGSARWMQRAEVAADARFFGLGGRASGPRLRDGTYRLWNTDPGRAFGPGDDPLYITMPVQLVVADAATHLVFHDTSWDGTVTLREGEEGAGSGHDRAGTSELRMDGGPLRCWVMVGSPARVLLVWASLTGAAALPPAWALGHQHARWGFGSEQEVRRIVSGYQDRDLPLDAVHLDIDHYDEHQVFTVDQENFPKLPQLAEDLRQDGIRLVSIVDPAVKASPGNAVYDSGSAEDAFVRDASGQLVRGVVWPGEAVFPDFTHARVRQWWGGLYEERLGQGFSGFWHDMNEPTSFAAFGESTLPRSARHSLEGRGGDHREAHNVYGLCMARAGYEGLFELAPEERPFVFSRSGWAGLQRYGGTWSGDVATGWPGLRASLSLVIGLGLCGVPYSGPDVGGFDGSPSPELYLRWFQLAAYLPLFRTHASLRAGRREPWEFGPEVLEHARVALVERRRLLPYFVTLAHLARRTGAPYVRPLWWSSPEDRALRDCEDAFLLGDCLLVAPVLDPGADRRAVQLPRGRWYDTATGRAYEGPGQVLIDAPVSRIPVLARSGAVVPVRGDDGGLELEVWAPAQGRTGGGLVVPDSGDGWDEPEIERYVTRWEGRKLLVELEHEDGLIPSPRPVRVRGL; from the coding sequence ATGGACGGTCGTGACCTGGTGCGTTCGATAAAGGCGGTCGGTTCTGTGGGGGCGGCCCAGGGGTTGCGTACCGTAAGGGCGGCGTGGCGTAGGAGGCGTGTCGACGCCGCGGGGCTGCTGCCCCGGGGTGCCGAGCGCGCGCGGGTGCCGGGGCCTGTGCAGGAGGTACGGCCCGGTCCGGGCGGCGGCGTCATCCGGTTCAGCCGGTCCGAGCTGCGCGTCACCGTCGCCGTGAACGGGGCCGTCTTCTGGGGCTGGGACGGGGCCGCTCCCGAGCCGTCGTACGCGCTCGTGGACCGCTGTCCGGAACCGGATCCCAGGGCGGTGCTGGAGCCCGACAAGGACGGTGGCTGGCGGGTCGTGGCCGAGCGGGTGACGGTCGTCATCTCGCGGCACGGCGCCGTGGAGGTGCAGACGCCCGGTGGTGTGACACTCCGGCGTGAGCTGCCGCCTCGCTGGTGGGAGCCGGTGGGCGGGGGGTCGGCACGGTGGATGCAGAGGGCGGAGGTGGCCGCGGACGCGCGGTTCTTCGGGCTCGGGGGGCGGGCTTCGGGGCCCCGGTTGAGGGACGGAACGTATCGGCTGTGGAACACCGACCCCGGCCGTGCGTTCGGCCCGGGCGACGATCCGCTGTACATCACGATGCCGGTGCAGCTGGTGGTGGCCGACGCGGCCACGCACCTGGTGTTCCACGACACGTCGTGGGACGGCACGGTGACGCTGCGGGAGGGCGAGGAGGGTGCCGGTTCCGGGCATGATCGGGCGGGGACGAGCGAACTGCGGATGGACGGCGGTCCGCTGCGCTGCTGGGTGATGGTGGGCAGCCCCGCGCGCGTGCTGCTCGTCTGGGCCTCCCTCACCGGGGCGGCTGCGCTGCCGCCGGCGTGGGCGCTGGGCCACCAGCACGCGCGGTGGGGTTTCGGCAGCGAGCAGGAGGTGCGGCGGATCGTCTCGGGTTACCAGGATCGAGATCTGCCGCTGGACGCAGTCCATCTGGACATCGACCACTACGACGAGCACCAGGTGTTCACGGTCGACCAGGAGAACTTCCCCAAACTGCCGCAGCTTGCCGAGGACTTGCGCCAGGACGGCATCCGCCTGGTGTCGATCGTCGACCCGGCGGTCAAGGCCTCGCCCGGCAATGCCGTCTACGACAGCGGGTCGGCGGAGGACGCGTTCGTGCGGGACGCCTCGGGACAACTTGTGCGGGGGGTCGTCTGGCCCGGGGAGGCGGTCTTCCCGGACTTCACGCACGCGCGCGTGCGGCAGTGGTGGGGTGGTCTGTACGAGGAACGGCTGGGGCAGGGATTCTCGGGTTTCTGGCATGACATGAACGAGCCGACTTCGTTCGCCGCGTTCGGGGAGTCGACGCTGCCGCGGTCGGCGCGGCATTCCCTGGAAGGGCGGGGCGGGGACCATCGGGAGGCGCACAACGTCTACGGCCTGTGCATGGCCAGGGCGGGTTACGAGGGATTGTTCGAACTGGCACCCGAGGAACGGCCCTTTGTCTTCTCGCGGTCGGGGTGGGCCGGTCTGCAGCGGTACGGCGGGACCTGGTCCGGGGATGTGGCGACAGGCTGGCCCGGTCTGCGGGCGTCACTGTCCCTGGTCATCGGCCTCGGGCTGTGCGGAGTGCCCTACTCGGGGCCGGATGTGGGCGGATTCGACGGGAGTCCGTCGCCGGAGCTGTATCTGCGATGGTTCCAGTTGGCCGCGTATCTGCCGCTGTTCCGTACGCACGCGAGTCTGCGGGCGGGGCGCAGGGAACCATGGGAGTTCGGTCCCGAGGTGCTGGAGCACGCGCGCGTGGCGCTCGTCGAGCGTCGGAGGCTGCTGCCGTACTTCGTGACGCTGGCGCATCTGGCCCGGCGCACCGGAGCGCCGTATGTACGACCACTGTGGTGGTCGTCTCCCGAGGACCGGGCGCTGCGCGACTGCGAGGATGCGTTTCTGCTGGGCGACTGCCTGCTGGTGGCGCCGGTGCTGGATCCGGGTGCCGACCGGCGTGCGGTGCAGTTGCCGAGAGGGCGCTGGTACGACACGGCGACGGGGCGGGCCTACGAAGGTCCGGGGCAGGTTCTCATCGACGCGCCCGTGTCTCGGATCCCGGTGCTGGCGCGCTCGGGTGCCGTCGTCCCGGTACGTGGGGACGACGGCGGGCTGGAACTGGAGGTGTGGGCGCCCGCCCAGGGACGTACCGGGGGCGGGCTGGTCGTGCCGGATTCGGGTGACGGCTGGGACGAACCGGAGATCGAGCGTTACGTCACCCGCTGGGAAGGCCGAAAGCTGCTCGTCGAGCTGGAGCACGAGGACGGTTTGATCCCTTCGCCCCGTCCGGTGCGCGTACGAGGGCTCTGA
- a CDS encoding NUDIX domain-containing protein, translating to MSETQFSAPNSAADSHCSSCGAPYGEGVSGWPRTCPACGTVAYRNPLPVAVALQPVYDTKGTALVVITRTVAPARGGIALPGGYIDDREDWRQAVVRELKEETGIDAAGRDVRLVDAMSSPDGHLLLFGLLPERSADRLPTSAATDETEGWHLLRRPEELAFPLHTLAVKAFFEGRYI from the coding sequence GTGTCCGAAACTCAGTTCTCCGCCCCCAACTCCGCAGCAGACTCCCACTGTTCGAGCTGCGGCGCGCCCTACGGAGAGGGCGTCTCCGGCTGGCCTCGCACTTGCCCGGCGTGCGGCACGGTGGCCTACCGCAACCCCCTGCCGGTGGCCGTCGCGCTCCAGCCCGTGTACGACACCAAGGGCACCGCCCTGGTCGTCATCACCCGAACCGTCGCCCCCGCGCGCGGAGGCATCGCCCTGCCCGGCGGCTACATCGACGACCGCGAGGACTGGCGTCAGGCCGTCGTCCGCGAACTCAAGGAAGAAACCGGCATCGACGCGGCCGGCCGCGACGTACGACTCGTCGACGCGATGAGCTCTCCCGACGGCCACCTGCTGCTGTTCGGCCTTCTTCCGGAACGGTCCGCCGACCGCCTACCGACGTCGGCCGCCACGGACGAGACCGAAGGCTGGCACCTCCTGCGCAGGCCGGAGGAGCTTGCCTTCCCGCTGCACACGCTGGCCGTCAAGGCGTTCTTCGAGGGCCGTTACATCTGA
- a CDS encoding M15 family metallopeptidase, translating into MTRLSTAVRGLVTTLATLLAVTAAPATAQAKPEPKAPEGFVALWTVDPTIIQEIRYFTPHNFVGERIDGYRQPLCILTRPAAEALHLAQRRLLRQGYSLKVYDCYRPQQAVDHFVRWAEDLDDQAMKDEFYPNVDKTRLFLDGYIAEKSGHSRGSTMDLTIVKLPTRPTRPYVPGEPLVPCYAPQGERFPDNSVDMGTGFDCFDILSHTLDPRIQGEQHANRLLLKSTLEALGFVNLAEEWWHYTYKPEPYPDTYFDFPVSWNSLAKQ; encoded by the coding sequence ATGACACGACTCTCGACCGCGGTACGGGGACTGGTCACCACACTCGCCACCCTGCTCGCCGTGACCGCCGCTCCCGCCACCGCCCAGGCGAAGCCCGAACCCAAGGCGCCAGAGGGCTTTGTGGCGCTGTGGACCGTGGACCCCACCATCATTCAGGAGATCCGGTACTTCACCCCGCACAACTTCGTGGGCGAGCGCATCGACGGCTACCGACAGCCCCTCTGCATCCTCACCCGACCCGCCGCCGAAGCGCTCCACCTGGCACAGAGGCGACTGCTGCGCCAGGGCTACTCACTCAAGGTGTACGACTGCTACCGGCCCCAGCAGGCCGTCGACCACTTCGTGCGCTGGGCCGAGGACCTCGACGACCAGGCCATGAAGGACGAGTTCTACCCGAACGTCGACAAGACCCGTCTCTTCTTGGACGGTTACATCGCGGAGAAGTCCGGCCACAGCCGCGGCTCGACCATGGACCTGACGATCGTCAAACTGCCCACCAGACCCACCAGGCCCTACGTTCCAGGCGAGCCCCTCGTTCCCTGCTACGCACCCCAGGGTGAGCGCTTCCCCGACAACTCCGTCGACATGGGCACCGGCTTCGACTGCTTCGACATCCTTTCGCACACCCTCGACCCGCGCATCCAGGGCGAACAGCACGCCAACCGGCTGCTCCTCAAGAGCACATTGGAAGCCCTCGGATTCGTGAACCTCGCCGAAGAGTGGTGGCACTACACATACAAGCCGGAGCCCTATCCGGACACCTACTTCGACTTCCCCGTGTCCTGGAACTCCCTCGCAAAGCAGTAG